In Risungbinella massiliensis, a single window of DNA contains:
- the manA gene encoding mannose-6-phosphate isomerase, class I, with protein MTARPIFFQPVFKERIWGGRKLATDFGFSLPDGSIGECWGISAHPEGESLVKDGEFAGKTLSELWSNHAYLFGSKREGWFPLLIKILDAQTDLSVQVHPDDRKAQELENQPFGKTECWYIVDCEPDSQIILGHHAQTREELESMIAEGEWDHLLKQKSVQPGDFIYVPSGTIHAIKEGIVILETQQTSDITYRVYDYDRTDDTGAKRELHLEKSIEVTTVPDQPVDLTPNIVEEKGLYRKHWDMAPFFGVEEWIIDGETKEISSGHTYSLCSVLEGEGSILLGEESISFRKGDFFLLPHGLDRFRLTGSAKWIISYTG; from the coding sequence ATGACAGCAAGACCGATTTTTTTTCAACCTGTTTTCAAAGAGCGAATTTGGGGTGGTCGAAAACTAGCGACCGATTTTGGGTTTTCATTACCAGACGGTTCCATTGGAGAGTGTTGGGGAATCTCTGCTCATCCAGAGGGAGAAAGTTTAGTAAAGGATGGAGAGTTTGCAGGAAAAACGCTCAGTGAGTTATGGAGCAATCATGCATATCTGTTTGGCTCCAAAAGAGAAGGTTGGTTTCCTTTACTAATTAAGATTTTGGATGCACAAACAGATCTATCAGTACAAGTACATCCTGATGATCGGAAAGCGCAGGAACTTGAAAATCAACCATTTGGGAAAACAGAATGTTGGTATATAGTGGATTGCGAACCAGATTCACAAATTATTTTAGGGCACCATGCCCAAACCAGAGAAGAGCTAGAGAGTATGATTGCAGAGGGGGAATGGGATCACTTACTAAAACAAAAATCAGTTCAACCAGGTGATTTCATCTATGTTCCGAGTGGTACTATTCATGCGATCAAAGAAGGTATTGTGATTTTGGAAACACAACAAACATCTGATATTACATATCGTGTATATGATTACGATCGTACAGATGATACTGGAGCAAAGCGAGAACTCCATCTAGAGAAATCAATTGAAGTTACCACTGTTCCAGATCAACCAGTAGATCTTACGCCGAATATAGTAGAAGAAAAAGGACTTTATCGCAAACATTGGGATATGGCACCGTTTTTTGGTGTGGAAGAGTGGATAATAGATGGCGAAACAAAAGAAATTAGTTCAGGTCATACCTACTCTCTTTGTTCTGTATTGGAAGGGGAAGGATCCATCCTTTTAGGAGAGGAAAGTATATCATTCCGTAAAGGAGATTTCTTTTTATTACCCCATGGGTTAGATCGTTTTCGATTAACTGGTTCTGCAAAATGGATCATTTCGTACACTGGATAA
- the yfkAB gene encoding radical SAM/CxCxxxxC motif protein YfkAB: protein MITEKKQITPQFDPWDVWDTRKEKGRYELTSVEFTVTQLCNLRCEHCAVGEMLQDREEAPLSIDLLLQRLDEIETLQTISITGGEPIVNPKIVRDVIKPLLRYCRDRGIYTQLNSNLTLPLSRYEDWIEDLDVLHISYNYRNEEDFHRIVFGRAKGEVSLPTAEKLYQQMLDNAKSMTKNGVFVSAESLLSPFTAPNIGQMHRTIANMGCQRHEVHPLYTSDFANGMEVLSLAQYRDTIYRLLQNRDPEVWILLGTLPFYPCSHHPADRDLWLQLHQEPNLTVRQDPDGRNRLNVNIFTGEVIVTDFGDVPPLGNIQMNTLPDIFEKWLQHPVAKATHCYCETARCTGPNILVANTYYADWEFSERSAAVSVNSR, encoded by the coding sequence ATGATAACGGAAAAGAAACAGATTACTCCTCAATTTGATCCATGGGATGTATGGGATACTAGAAAAGAAAAAGGGAGATATGAACTAACAAGTGTAGAGTTTACAGTAACTCAGCTCTGTAATTTGCGATGTGAACATTGTGCAGTAGGAGAAATGTTACAAGATCGAGAAGAGGCACCATTATCAATTGATCTTTTGTTGCAACGTTTAGATGAGATAGAGACTCTCCAAACTATTAGCATCACAGGTGGAGAACCAATCGTGAATCCTAAGATCGTACGAGATGTTATAAAGCCTCTTCTTCGTTACTGTCGAGACAGAGGGATCTATACGCAATTAAATTCGAATCTAACTCTTCCGCTTTCACGTTATGAAGATTGGATTGAAGACCTTGATGTCTTACATATTTCTTATAATTATCGTAATGAAGAAGACTTTCATCGAATTGTGTTTGGTAGAGCAAAAGGGGAAGTCTCCTTACCTACTGCAGAGAAGCTCTATCAGCAAATGCTCGACAATGCAAAATCAATGACTAAAAATGGAGTATTTGTTTCGGCAGAGTCTCTACTAAGCCCTTTTACTGCACCAAATATTGGACAGATGCACAGAACAATAGCCAATATGGGTTGTCAACGACATGAAGTACATCCTTTATACACTAGTGATTTTGCCAATGGAATGGAAGTTCTTTCATTAGCACAATACCGAGATACGATTTACCGATTATTGCAAAATAGGGACCCGGAAGTTTGGATTCTACTAGGTACATTACCTTTTTATCCATGTAGTCATCATCCAGCGGATCGAGATCTATGGCTTCAACTGCATCAAGAACCCAACTTAACGGTTCGTCAAGATCCAGACGGGCGTAATCGGCTAAACGTCAATATTTTTACTGGTGAAGTGATCGTGACGGATTTTGGAGATGTTCCTCCGCTTGGTAATATACAGATGAATACACTTCCTGATATTTTTGAAAAGTGGTTACAGCATCCTGTAGCGAAAGCGACCCATTGTTATTGTGAAACAGCGAGGTGTACTGGTCCTAATATATTAGTTGCTAACACATATTACGCTGATTGGGAATTTTCAGAGCGTAGTGCAGCGGTTTCAGTGAATAGCAGATAA
- a CDS encoding class I SAM-dependent methyltransferase, which translates to MKRVVIGTGEQAKNNPNWIHTNQEDLDIRYTKDWANLFVPCSITAILAEHVWEHMTWDEGLQAAKNCYHYLKCGGYVRCAVPDGYFPDHTYQKLIQVGGPGSKDHSAASHKIVFTYHTFRELFELAGFQVTLLEYFDEQGRFHHKQWDPAKGLVYRTYSHDHRNQNGKIGFTSILLDAVK; encoded by the coding sequence TTGAAACGGGTTGTGATTGGGACGGGTGAACAAGCTAAAAATAATCCGAACTGGATTCACACCAATCAAGAAGATTTAGATATTCGATATACAAAAGATTGGGCGAATCTTTTTGTGCCTTGTAGCATTACGGCAATTCTTGCAGAGCATGTGTGGGAGCATATGACTTGGGATGAAGGTCTTCAAGCTGCAAAAAATTGTTATCATTATTTAAAATGTGGTGGATATGTACGATGTGCTGTTCCGGATGGATATTTTCCGGATCATACTTATCAAAAACTAATACAAGTGGGAGGTCCTGGATCAAAAGATCATTCTGCGGCAAGTCACAAAATAGTTTTCACTTATCATACGTTCCGTGAGTTGTTTGAATTAGCCGGATTCCAAGTTACTCTGTTGGAGTATTTTGATGAACAAGGTAGATTTCATCACAAACAATGGGATCCTGCCAAAGGATTGGTTTATCGAACTTATTCACATGATCACCGAAACCAGAATGGTAAAATTGGCTTTACGTCCATTCTGCTAGACGCTGTAAAATAA
- the purK gene encoding 5-(carboxyamino)imidazole ribonucleotide synthase — MNTPLQPGNTIGVLGGGQLGRMLILEGRKMGYRFVVLDPASNSPAGQVADEQIIGAYDDCSKARELARKSDLIIYEFENIDPLIVEGLEKEKPVPQGSKLLATTRHRKLEKEALVKAEVPVAPFVAGSGSRDFQNACEQIHFPAILKTATGGYDGKGQWRIASREIAIDIWQETGLGTTEQTWILEEEIPFVAELSVMVARNDIGETRTFEPTLNIHRNHILHLSLAPAPVEVSLREKAQKLATQIAEQLQLVGILGVEMFLLENGEILVNELAPRPHNSGHYTYDACTTSQFEMMLRAVTGHPLPEPTVKTAAVMGNLLGEHQENFLAALPNLSPHIKIHWYGKNEAKQGRKMGHLTALAPTVEEALHLLDQTAIWEPYTNIEKQMMDLLKGVQNS, encoded by the coding sequence ATGAATACTCCATTACAACCAGGTAATACAATCGGAGTTCTTGGGGGCGGCCAATTAGGTCGTATGTTGATTCTCGAAGGGAGAAAGATGGGCTATCGATTTGTTGTGTTAGACCCAGCATCGAACTCCCCTGCTGGACAAGTAGCAGATGAACAGATCATCGGTGCTTATGATGACTGTTCGAAGGCAAGAGAATTGGCAAGAAAATCAGATCTCATAATATACGAGTTTGAAAATATAGATCCCCTAATTGTAGAGGGACTGGAAAAAGAGAAACCAGTACCACAGGGAAGCAAGCTCTTAGCTACTACGAGGCATCGGAAGCTAGAAAAGGAAGCTCTGGTAAAAGCAGAAGTTCCCGTTGCTCCATTTGTTGCAGGGTCTGGTAGTCGAGACTTTCAAAATGCTTGTGAGCAGATACATTTTCCAGCGATTTTAAAAACTGCAACTGGTGGTTATGATGGCAAAGGACAATGGCGGATCGCTTCTCGTGAAATAGCAATAGATATTTGGCAAGAGACAGGACTGGGAACAACAGAACAAACTTGGATCTTAGAAGAAGAAATTCCATTTGTGGCTGAGCTGTCTGTAATGGTAGCACGCAACGATATAGGAGAAACGCGTACGTTTGAGCCAACGTTAAATATCCATCGAAATCACATTCTTCACCTTAGTTTGGCCCCTGCTCCTGTTGAGGTTTCTTTACGAGAAAAAGCGCAAAAACTTGCAACCCAAATTGCGGAACAATTACAGTTGGTTGGGATATTAGGAGTTGAAATGTTCCTGCTAGAAAATGGGGAGATACTCGTGAATGAATTGGCTCCTCGTCCTCATAATTCCGGTCATTACACTTATGACGCCTGTACTACTTCACAGTTTGAGATGATGTTACGGGCGGTAACTGGCCACCCCTTACCAGAACCTACAGTGAAAACTGCGGCGGTAATGGGAAACCTTTTGGGGGAACACCAGGAAAATTTTCTAGCAGCGCTTCCCAATCTCTCTCCTCATATTAAGATTCACTGGTATGGTAAAAATGAAGCGAAGCAAGGACGGAAAATGGGCCATCTGACAGCTCTGGCTCCTACAGTAGAAGAAGCCCTTCATTTGCTAGATCAAACAGCAATTTGGGAACCCTATACAAATATTGAAAAACAGATGATGGATTTATTAAAAGGAGTGCAAAATTCGTGA
- the purL gene encoding phosphoribosylformylglycinamidine synthase subunit PurL: MQREQLTSLKTYPGEPTPEQIEEQQLYLEVGMKQDEYEAVCRFLDRKPNWTELGIYSVMWSEHCSYKNSKPLLRKFPTEGPRVLQGPGEGAGVIDIGDNQAVVFKIESHNHPSAVEPFQGAATGVGGIIRDVFSMGARPVALLNSLRFGNLESPRVQYLFERVVAGIANYGNCIGIPTVGGEVVFNPTYEENPLVNAMCVGILEHDKLQKGIAKGIGNPVIYVGASTGRDGIHGATFASEELSDQSEEKKSAVQVGDPFMEKLLLEACLEMVEQNKLLGIQDMGAAGLTCSSAEMAAKGNTGLDLYLDRVPQRETGMTPYEIMLSESQERMLLVVEDGREEEIFEICHKWGLQAAIVGRVVEGDRYRIYDGDVLVADIPAQTLVEDAPIYSREGKVPNYYLENQQADTTIKLTDSEIGEALRGLMNSVNIGSKKMVYQQYDHQVGTSTAVTPGSDAAVVVIRGTEKALAMSNDGNGRYVYLNPERGGRIAVAESARNVVCSGAEPLGVTDCLNFGNPEKPEIYWQLSQAIDGMSEACRQLETPVVGGNVSLYNESRGTAIYPTPIIGMVGLIEKREHITKQDFRSSGDSIFLLGETLAELGGSELQDWKYGKAFGLPPELDLEKEKALQKVILTAIRSGLIQSAHDLADGGLAVALAESCIGGKKGAKITCDTDLAAGTFLYSESQSRAILTVAPGKEDELIALATQYAVPCKQIGIVTEENMLSIEVNGTIVVQENVADLTKLWEEAIPCKMSPSSTN; the protein is encoded by the coding sequence ATGCAGCGTGAACAACTAACATCACTTAAAACATACCCAGGTGAACCAACTCCAGAACAGATTGAGGAACAACAGCTCTACCTAGAAGTTGGAATGAAGCAAGACGAATATGAAGCTGTTTGTCGTTTCTTGGATCGAAAACCTAATTGGACAGAGCTAGGGATTTATAGTGTTATGTGGTCGGAACATTGTAGCTACAAAAACTCCAAACCTCTTCTACGTAAGTTTCCCACAGAAGGGCCAAGAGTATTACAAGGTCCAGGAGAAGGAGCAGGGGTAATCGATATTGGGGATAACCAAGCAGTTGTATTTAAGATTGAGAGTCATAACCATCCATCGGCTGTAGAGCCTTTCCAAGGTGCGGCGACAGGGGTAGGCGGAATTATTCGTGACGTTTTTTCAATGGGGGCACGCCCTGTAGCCCTCTTGAACTCACTTCGTTTCGGAAACTTGGAGTCTCCACGAGTCCAGTATCTATTTGAACGTGTAGTAGCAGGTATTGCGAACTATGGAAACTGTATTGGGATTCCAACGGTAGGTGGCGAAGTAGTTTTTAACCCAACGTATGAAGAAAATCCTCTGGTAAATGCCATGTGTGTTGGGATTTTGGAACATGACAAGTTACAAAAAGGGATCGCTAAAGGTATTGGAAACCCTGTTATTTATGTAGGGGCTAGTACTGGACGTGATGGAATCCATGGAGCAACTTTCGCTTCCGAAGAGCTAAGTGATCAGTCTGAAGAGAAAAAATCAGCAGTTCAAGTAGGCGATCCATTTATGGAGAAGTTACTGCTTGAGGCTTGCCTAGAAATGGTAGAACAAAACAAGTTACTCGGGATCCAAGACATGGGAGCTGCTGGTTTGACATGTTCTAGTGCGGAGATGGCTGCCAAAGGGAATACAGGGCTTGACCTATACCTGGATCGTGTCCCACAACGAGAAACAGGAATGACTCCGTATGAGATTATGCTATCCGAATCACAAGAACGTATGCTACTTGTGGTCGAAGATGGTCGAGAAGAAGAGATCTTTGAGATCTGCCACAAATGGGGATTACAAGCAGCGATTGTAGGACGTGTGGTCGAGGGTGATCGCTATCGAATCTATGATGGTGATGTGTTAGTAGCGGATATTCCAGCACAAACCTTAGTAGAAGATGCACCAATCTACAGCCGTGAAGGAAAAGTGCCGAACTACTATCTAGAAAACCAGCAAGCAGATACCACAATCAAACTAACCGATTCCGAGATTGGCGAAGCCCTACGTGGGTTGATGAACTCGGTTAACATTGGTTCTAAAAAAATGGTCTACCAACAATATGATCACCAAGTAGGAACTAGCACTGCTGTTACTCCTGGTTCTGATGCGGCTGTTGTGGTGATTCGCGGTACGGAAAAAGCATTAGCAATGTCCAATGATGGAAATGGGCGCTATGTTTATCTAAATCCAGAGCGTGGTGGACGAATTGCCGTTGCTGAGTCCGCTCGAAATGTTGTTTGTTCTGGTGCTGAGCCACTTGGAGTAACGGATTGCCTTAATTTTGGAAATCCCGAAAAACCAGAGATTTACTGGCAATTGTCCCAAGCAATCGACGGTATGAGTGAAGCTTGTCGCCAATTAGAAACTCCGGTAGTGGGTGGAAACGTCAGCCTTTACAACGAGTCTCGTGGTACAGCAATCTATCCTACTCCGATTATTGGAATGGTTGGGCTCATTGAAAAGAGAGAGCATATTACCAAACAAGACTTCCGTAGTTCTGGAGATTCTATTTTCCTGCTAGGAGAGACCTTGGCAGAATTAGGAGGGTCCGAGCTACAAGACTGGAAATATGGAAAAGCATTTGGTCTTCCACCAGAGTTAGATTTGGAAAAAGAAAAAGCACTCCAAAAAGTAATTTTAACTGCAATTCGCTCTGGACTTATTCAGTCAGCTCATGATTTGGCAGATGGTGGATTGGCAGTAGCTCTCGCAGAGTCCTGTATTGGTGGAAAAAAAGGCGCCAAGATTACATGCGATACGGATCTAGCTGCTGGAACCTTCTTGTATAGCGAGTCTCAATCACGTGCGATTTTGACCGTTGCTCCAGGTAAAGAGGATGAGTTGATTGCTTTGGCAACACAGTATGCAGTGCCTTGTAAACAGATTGGAATCGTTACGGAAGAAAACATGTTATCCATTGAAGTAAACGGAACAATTGTCGTGCAAGAAAATGTGGCAGACTTGACCAAGCTTTGGGAGGAGGCAATCCCATGCAAGATGAGTCCATCTTCGACGAATTAA
- the purE gene encoding 5-(carboxyamino)imidazole ribonucleotide mutase → MIGIIMGSTSDWPTMQHTCEVLRQLDIPYEAKVVSAHRTPDEMFHYAENAKERGIEVIIAGAGGAAHLPGMVAAKTVLPVIGVPILSSALSGVDSLLSIVQMPGGVPVATVAIGKAGAVNAGLLAAEILGIKDSKIQDRLEARRQEVRNQVLESSDVDA, encoded by the coding sequence ATGATAGGCATCATTATGGGTAGCACATCAGATTGGCCAACGATGCAACATACTTGTGAGGTATTACGTCAGTTGGACATTCCTTATGAGGCAAAAGTGGTTTCAGCTCACCGGACCCCGGATGAGATGTTTCATTATGCCGAAAACGCAAAAGAGCGTGGAATAGAAGTTATCATCGCAGGAGCAGGTGGGGCAGCTCATTTACCTGGTATGGTAGCAGCCAAGACTGTATTGCCAGTAATTGGTGTACCGATCCTCTCCTCCGCACTCAGTGGAGTAGATTCCCTCCTATCGATCGTTCAAATGCCTGGTGGAGTACCAGTAGCAACCGTGGCAATTGGCAAAGCAGGAGCGGTAAATGCAGGTCTGTTAGCAGCAGAGATACTAGGAATCAAGGACTCCAAGATCCAAGATCGTTTGGAAGCACGTCGACAAGAAGTTCGAAATCAGGTATTAGAGAGTAGTGATGTGGACGCATGA
- the purQ gene encoding phosphoribosylformylglycinamidine synthase subunit PurQ: protein MRFAVPVFPGSNCDRDLLHAVEDVLQESVTPVWHHETDLSSFDAILLPGGFSYGDYLRSGALARYSPVMESVSKAAKQGKLVIGICNGFQILQEAGLLPGALIRNEHLQFRCEMTTLRVEEINNPFTNQYQLGQEIDIPIAHGEGNFYCDQETLAELEANRQIIFRYASHNPNGSIAGIAGICNKERNVLGMMPHPERAIFDWMGSADGAALFHSMLQHWKENGHAA from the coding sequence ATGAGATTCGCAGTCCCTGTTTTCCCAGGTTCCAACTGTGATCGGGATCTCCTTCATGCAGTAGAGGATGTATTACAAGAATCAGTAACTCCAGTTTGGCATCATGAGACAGACTTGTCTTCCTTTGATGCGATCTTGCTACCTGGTGGATTCTCTTATGGTGACTACTTACGTAGTGGTGCACTAGCACGCTATTCTCCTGTTATGGAATCTGTATCCAAAGCCGCCAAACAAGGTAAATTAGTCATCGGAATCTGCAATGGGTTTCAAATTCTCCAAGAAGCAGGTTTATTGCCTGGTGCTCTCATCCGAAATGAACATCTCCAGTTCCGTTGCGAGATGACGACGTTACGAGTTGAAGAAATCAATAATCCATTTACCAATCAATATCAACTAGGTCAAGAGATCGATATCCCAATTGCCCATGGAGAAGGAAACTTCTATTGTGACCAAGAGACTTTAGCAGAACTCGAAGCCAATCGTCAGATTATTTTCCGCTATGCATCTCACAATCCAAATGGATCGATTGCAGGTATTGCGGGGATTTGCAACAAAGAACGAAATGTACTAGGAATGATGCCTCATCCAGAGCGGGCAATTTTTGATTGGATGGGATCAGCAGACGGAGCAGCATTGTTCCACTCGATGTTACAACACTGGAAGGAGAATGGTCATGCAGCGTGA
- the purC gene encoding phosphoribosylaminoimidazolesuccinocarboxamide synthase has translation MKPGELLYEGKAKRLYFTEDPNVLRVKYKDSATAFNGQKKATIAGKGEMNNRISALFFRFLKEAGVPNHFIDKISDLEQLVQKVTIVPLEVVVRNRVAGTLQKRTGLAEGTVLKQPIVEFYYKSDELGDPLFTEDHIRAMELATPVQLQEMREIGLRVNEVVGKLMLEQGIILVDFKLEFGLDSEGKLLLADEVSPDTCRFWDADTLEKLDKDRFRQDLGNVMGAYQEIYNRLEGKSHV, from the coding sequence ATGAAACCGGGCGAACTTCTCTACGAAGGAAAGGCGAAGAGACTTTATTTTACAGAAGATCCGAATGTACTGAGAGTAAAATACAAAGATTCCGCTACCGCATTTAATGGACAGAAAAAAGCAACCATTGCTGGAAAAGGTGAAATGAATAACCGGATTAGCGCTTTGTTTTTCCGTTTTCTAAAAGAAGCAGGTGTACCAAACCATTTCATCGATAAAATCTCGGATCTAGAACAGCTAGTTCAAAAGGTGACGATTGTTCCGTTAGAAGTTGTAGTACGAAACCGAGTAGCTGGAACACTCCAAAAACGTACTGGTCTAGCAGAAGGAACTGTTTTAAAGCAACCGATTGTCGAATTCTATTACAAAAGCGATGAATTGGGCGATCCATTATTTACTGAAGATCATATACGTGCAATGGAGCTTGCCACACCAGTACAACTTCAAGAGATGAGAGAAATTGGTCTTCGTGTAAATGAAGTAGTTGGGAAATTGATGCTGGAACAAGGGATCATCTTGGTGGACTTTAAATTGGAGTTTGGCCTTGATTCGGAGGGCAAATTACTCTTGGCAGATGAAGTCTCGCCAGATACTTGTCGTTTTTGGGATGCAGACACGCTAGAAAAGTTGGACAAGGACCGTTTTCGTCAAGACTTAGGGAATGTAATGGGAGCATACCAAGAGATCTACAATCGGTTGGAGGGGAAAAGCCATGTATAA
- a CDS encoding DUF4004 family protein, translating to MTTNQENLISKKDLLKETGISYGQLYRWKRKSLIPESWFIRKSTFTGQETFFPRDQVLERVAQILELKDQKSLDELSVLFHLRENRYKEKLDQITRKILLERNIVSNEVFSSFEDHSALPTGVIKEKQLVSLFLYDGLLQSGMISLDEGGQLITFLETANWKLSQDDLQFILIRKLGVLILLLTDTNEFIQVDKGSKIIYQNSLKQLREEIVKKLQ from the coding sequence ATGACAACAAATCAAGAAAATTTAATATCTAAAAAGGATTTACTAAAAGAAACGGGTATTTCCTATGGCCAATTGTACCGTTGGAAAAGGAAAAGTTTAATTCCAGAGAGCTGGTTTATACGCAAATCAACTTTTACTGGACAAGAAACCTTTTTTCCTAGGGATCAGGTGTTAGAACGAGTCGCTCAAATTTTAGAACTAAAAGATCAAAAATCTCTAGATGAATTAAGCGTTTTATTTCATTTAAGAGAAAACCGATATAAAGAGAAACTCGATCAGATTACGAGAAAGATATTATTGGAACGTAACATTGTTTCAAATGAAGTTTTCTCATCATTTGAGGATCATAGCGCATTACCAACAGGAGTAATTAAGGAAAAACAACTGGTTTCTTTATTTTTGTATGATGGTCTACTCCAAAGCGGTATGATTTCGTTGGATGAAGGAGGTCAATTAATTACTTTCTTAGAAACAGCAAATTGGAAATTAAGTCAAGATGATTTGCAATTTATTTTGATTCGGAAACTGGGAGTATTAATCTTGCTATTAACTGACACAAATGAATTCATCCAAGTCGACAAAGGGAGCAAAATTATTTATCAGAATTCTCTTAAACAATTACGAGAAGAAATAGTAAAAAAATTACAATGA
- the purS gene encoding phosphoribosylformylglycinamidine synthase subunit PurS — MYKATIFVTLKESVLDPQGEAVKGSLHTLGYQSVTSVRIGKQIEVMLNVTDHAQAEAQVQAMSEKLLANTVVENFRYELEEVTA; from the coding sequence ATGTATAAAGCTACTATCTTCGTTACGTTAAAAGAAAGTGTACTCGACCCACAAGGAGAAGCAGTAAAAGGTTCCTTGCACACACTAGGTTACCAAAGCGTAACATCGGTACGAATTGGCAAACAGATCGAAGTCATGCTAAATGTTACAGATCATGCACAAGCAGAAGCGCAAGTTCAAGCTATGTCTGAAAAACTTCTTGCCAATACCGTAGTGGAAAATTTCCGCTATGAGCTAGAAGAGGTGACAGCATGA
- the purB gene encoding adenylosuccinate lyase, producing the protein MIDRYTRPEMGQIWTEQNRYQAWLEVEILACEAWSELGHIPQEDVAKIREHAKVNVDRVLEIEKETRHDVVAFTRAVSETLGPESKWVHYGLTSTDVVDTAVCYQLLQANKILLKDIDRFLEILAKKANEHKYTVMMGRTHGVHAEPTTLGLKLALWYSEMKRNRERFVQAMETMRVGKISGAVGTYANIDPFVEKYVCEKLGLEAAAISTQTLQRDRHAHYLSTLALVASSLDKFATEIRGLQKSETREVEEPFRKGQKGSSAMPHKRNPIGSENVSGLARVIRGHMVSAYENIALWHERDISHSSVERVILPDSTILLNYMLNRLGNIIQDLTVFPENMKRNMERTFGLIYSQRVLLTLINKGLKREEAYDRVQRLAMQAWEEQRPFRPLVEADEVIRQQLSSDEIADCFDYNYHLSRVDEIFERVGIE; encoded by the coding sequence GTGATTGATCGTTATACACGACCTGAGATGGGTCAAATTTGGACGGAACAAAATCGTTACCAAGCTTGGTTGGAAGTAGAAATCCTAGCTTGTGAAGCATGGTCTGAATTGGGGCATATTCCACAAGAAGACGTGGCCAAAATCAGGGAGCATGCGAAAGTTAACGTGGATCGGGTCTTGGAAATCGAAAAAGAGACCAGACATGATGTAGTAGCCTTCACTCGTGCAGTATCTGAAACATTAGGGCCTGAATCGAAATGGGTACATTATGGTCTTACTTCAACCGATGTGGTGGATACGGCTGTCTGCTATCAGTTACTTCAAGCAAACAAGATTTTGTTAAAAGATATCGATCGTTTCTTAGAGATCCTCGCAAAAAAAGCAAATGAGCACAAATACACTGTTATGATGGGCCGTACTCATGGTGTACATGCGGAGCCGACTACCTTAGGACTAAAATTGGCACTCTGGTATAGCGAAATGAAACGGAATCGAGAACGTTTTGTACAAGCGATGGAGACAATGCGAGTAGGTAAGATCTCTGGTGCAGTTGGAACCTATGCTAATATTGACCCGTTCGTAGAAAAGTATGTTTGTGAGAAATTAGGTTTAGAAGCAGCAGCAATTTCGACCCAGACTTTACAGCGCGATCGTCATGCACACTATCTTTCGACCTTAGCGTTAGTAGCTTCCTCCCTAGATAAATTTGCTACAGAGATTCGTGGACTTCAAAAGAGCGAAACACGTGAAGTAGAAGAGCCATTCCGCAAAGGACAAAAAGGCTCCTCTGCGATGCCACACAAACGAAACCCGATTGGTTCTGAAAATGTGAGTGGACTAGCTCGTGTGATCCGTGGACATATGGTTTCAGCGTATGAAAACATTGCGCTTTGGCATGAACGAGATATTTCGCATAGCTCAGTTGAGCGTGTTATCTTACCGGATTCCACGATTCTGTTGAACTACATGCTAAATCGTCTAGGCAACATCATTCAGGATCTCACCGTCTTCCCTGAAAATATGAAACGAAATATGGAGAGAACCTTTGGTCTCATCTATTCCCAACGTGTGCTTTTAACCTTGATCAACAAAGGTCTCAAACGAGAAGAAGCATATGATCGTGTACAACGTTTGGCTATGCAAGCATGGGAAGAGCAACGGCCTTTCCGTCCGCTTGTTGAAGCAGATGAAGTGATAAGGCAACAATTAAGCTCAGATGAAATCGCGGATTGCTTTGACTATAACTATCATCTCTCTCGTGTGGATGAGATTTTTGAGCGAGTTGGAATTGAATAA